One genomic region from Lathamus discolor isolate bLatDis1 chromosome 21, bLatDis1.hap1, whole genome shotgun sequence encodes:
- the HSD11B1L gene encoding hydroxysteroid 11-beta-dehydrogenase 1-like protein isoform X2: MKPVGKVLCATAFVIGFLAVFWKDSFRPETLSGARVLLTGASAGIGEQMAYHYARFGAEIVLTARREAVLQKVMEKCLTLGAKKIFYIPADMSNPLEPEKVVQFAVQKLGGLDYLVLNHIGMTRFQMWDGDVEYTRWLMQVNFFSYVALATAALPTLEKNQGSLVVVSSLTGGGSCAGMCSHNRLE; this comes from the exons ATGAAGCCCGTTGGAAAAGTGCTTTGTGCTACGGCGTTCGTAATTGGGTTCCTCGCTGTCTTCTGGAAAGATTCCTTTAGGCCAG AGACGTTGTCTGGTGCCCGTGTCCTCCTGACTGGAGCCAGTGCTGGCATTGGAGAGCAGATGGCATATCATTATGCCAGATTTGGTGCTGAAATAGTTTTGACTGCTAGGAgggaagctgtgctgcagaag GTGATGGAGAAGTGCCTGACACTTGGAgcgaagaaaatattttatatccCTGCAGATATGTCAAACCCTTTAGAGCCTGAAAAGGTGGTTCAGTTTGCTGTCCAGAAGCTGG GGGGCCTGGATTACCTGGTGCTGAACCACATTGGCATGACCCGTTTCCAGATGTGGGATGGAGATGTGGAGTACACCCGCTGGCTCATGCAG GTGAATTTCTTCAGTTATGTGGCACTCgcaacagcagctctgcccaccCTGGAGAAGAATCAAGGCTCTCTGGTGGTTGTTTCTTCCCTCACAG gAGGTGGCTCCTGTGCTGGGATGTGCTCCCACAACCGGCTGGAATAG
- the HSD11B1L gene encoding hydroxysteroid 11-beta-dehydrogenase 1-like protein isoform X1, translating to MKPVGKVLCATAFVIGFLAVFWKDSFRPETLSGARVLLTGASAGIGEQMAYHYARFGAEIVLTARREAVLQKVMEKCLTLGAKKIFYIPADMSNPLEPEKVVQFAVQKLGGLDYLVLNHIGMTRFQMWDGDVEYTRWLMQVNFFSYVALATAALPTLEKNQGSLVVVSSLTGKIPTPFTTSYSATKFALDGFFSSLRHELSMQKKNISVTLCILGLINTESALESTRGKVSLPASPAPDAALAIIRGGAMRVREVFYPAWLHLVCCLGVLFPCDPILQSFYSP from the exons ATGAAGCCCGTTGGAAAAGTGCTTTGTGCTACGGCGTTCGTAATTGGGTTCCTCGCTGTCTTCTGGAAAGATTCCTTTAGGCCAG AGACGTTGTCTGGTGCCCGTGTCCTCCTGACTGGAGCCAGTGCTGGCATTGGAGAGCAGATGGCATATCATTATGCCAGATTTGGTGCTGAAATAGTTTTGACTGCTAGGAgggaagctgtgctgcagaag GTGATGGAGAAGTGCCTGACACTTGGAgcgaagaaaatattttatatccCTGCAGATATGTCAAACCCTTTAGAGCCTGAAAAGGTGGTTCAGTTTGCTGTCCAGAAGCTGG GGGGCCTGGATTACCTGGTGCTGAACCACATTGGCATGACCCGTTTCCAGATGTGGGATGGAGATGTGGAGTACACCCGCTGGCTCATGCAG GTGAATTTCTTCAGTTATGTGGCACTCgcaacagcagctctgcccaccCTGGAGAAGAATCAAGGCTCTCTGGTGGTTGTTTCTTCCCTCACAG GGAAAATCCCCACTCCCTTCACCACTTCTTACTCTGCCACCAAGTTTGCCCTGGATGGATTCTTCAGCTCGCTGCGCCATGAGCTCTCCATGCAGAAGAAGAACATCTCAGTCACACTCTGCATCCTGGGCCTGATCAACACTGAATCGGCCTTGGAGAGCACCAG GGGGAAGGTGtctcttcctgcttctcctgctcCCGATGCGGCGCTCGCCATCATCCGGGGGGGAGCCATGCGTGTGAGGGAGGTTTTCTACCCAGCCTGGCTGCACCTCGTGTGCTGCCTTGGGGTGCTCTTCCCCTGTGACCCCATTCTACAGAGCTTCTACAGTCCTTAG
- the MICOS13 gene encoding MICOS complex subunit MIC13: MAARLVPVLKFVIKGGLAGGAVYVAYDQGLLGSGTQGAEAFRKAQAALPPAIQEWISYTGWELPPIPKLEFSPSDSWNKGVRMVMSALSVAPTRACEYTAEGWKYVKDLVK; encoded by the exons aTGGCCGCCAGGCTCGTCCCCGTCCTCAA GTTTGTCATCAAAGGAGGCCTGGCTGGGGGTGCTGTGTACGTGGCGTACGACCAGGGGCTGCTGGGCAGTGGCACGCAAGGTGCTGAAGCCTTCAGGAAGGCTCAAGCAGCGCTGCCTCCAGCCATCCAGGAGTGGATAAGTTACACGGGCTGGGAG CTCCCACCCATTCCAAAACTTGAGTTTTCCCCTTCCGATTCCTGGAATAAAG gagTACGGATGGTGATGTCTGCCTTGTCCGTGGCTCCCACCAGGGCCTGTGAATACACTGCAGAAGGCTGGAAGTACGTGAAGGACCTTGTCAAATAG